A part of Thermotoga petrophila RKU-1 genomic DNA contains:
- a CDS encoding argininosuccinate synthase, whose product MKEKVVLAYSGGLDTSVILKWLCEKGFDVIAYVANVGQKDDFDAIKEKALKTGASKVYVEDLRREFVTDYIFTALLGNAMYEGRYLLGTAIARPLIAKRQVEIAEKEGAQYVAHGATGKGNDQVRFELTYAALNPNLKVISPWKDPEFLAKFKGRTDLINYAMEKGIPIKVSKKRPYSEDENLMHISHEAGKLEDPAYIPDEDVFTWTVSPKDAPDEETLLEIHFENGIPVKVVNLKDGTEKTDPLELFEYLNEVGAKNGVGRLDMVENRFIGIKSRGVYETPGATILWIAHRDLEGITMDKEVMHLRDMLAPKFAELIYNGFWFSPEMEFLLAAFRKAQENVTGKVTVSIYKGNVMPVARYSPYSLYNPELSSMDVEGGFNATDSKGFINIHALRLKVHQLVKKGYQK is encoded by the coding sequence ATGAAAGAGAAAGTTGTTCTTGCATACAGCGGTGGTCTCGATACTTCCGTCATTTTGAAGTGGCTCTGCGAAAAGGGCTTCGACGTGATAGCTTACGTTGCAAACGTTGGGCAGAAGGATGATTTCGATGCAATAAAGGAGAAAGCCTTGAAAACAGGCGCTTCAAAAGTCTACGTGGAAGACCTCAGAAGGGAATTCGTCACAGATTACATATTCACCGCACTCCTTGGAAACGCCATGTACGAAGGAAGGTACCTTCTTGGAACCGCTATTGCAAGACCTCTCATAGCCAAAAGACAGGTGGAAATAGCCGAGAAAGAAGGGGCACAGTACGTTGCGCACGGTGCGACCGGGAAAGGAAACGACCAGGTGAGGTTCGAGCTCACCTACGCCGCTTTGAATCCAAATCTCAAAGTTATCTCACCCTGGAAAGACCCCGAATTTCTCGCCAAATTCAAGGGCAGAACAGATCTCATAAACTACGCCATGGAGAAAGGGATTCCAATCAAAGTCTCCAAAAAAAGACCCTACAGCGAAGACGAAAACCTCATGCACATTTCCCACGAAGCGGGCAAACTGGAGGATCCCGCTTACATACCTGATGAAGACGTGTTCACATGGACAGTCTCCCCAAAGGACGCTCCGGATGAAGAAACCTTGCTCGAGATCCATTTCGAAAACGGCATTCCGGTGAAAGTTGTGAACCTCAAAGATGGAACAGAGAAAACAGATCCCCTCGAACTCTTCGAATATCTGAACGAAGTAGGTGCGAAAAACGGGGTGGGAAGACTCGACATGGTTGAAAACAGATTCATAGGTATAAAATCAAGGGGGGTGTACGAAACCCCAGGTGCGACGATCCTGTGGATCGCACACAGAGATCTCGAAGGAATCACCATGGACAAAGAAGTCATGCACCTGAGAGACATGCTCGCTCCGAAGTTCGCGGAGCTCATATACAACGGTTTCTGGTTTTCTCCAGAAATGGAGTTCCTCCTCGCAGCGTTCAGAAAAGCACAGGAGAACGTGACCGGAAAGGTGACAGTATCCATATACAAAGGAAACGTCATGCCCGTTGCGAGGTATTCACCGTATTCGCTGTACAATCCGGAACTTTCGAGCATGGACGTCGAAGGAGGATTCAATGCCACTGACTCGAAAGGCTTCATCAACATTCACGCCCTGAGGTTGAAGGTCCACCAGCTCGTGAAAAAGGGGTATCAAAAATGA
- the argH gene encoding argininosuccinate lyase: MSEKLWEKGYKVNEEVEKFTVGDDYVTDMKIIEYDIKASIVHSRMLHKIGLLSAEEQKKIEEALSELLNLVKEGKFQIKPEEEDCHTAIENFLVKKLGEIGKKIHTARSRNDQVLTALRLMYKEELKEIENLIRELQKSLERFIEKFGDVKFPGYTHTRKAMPTDFATWAGALKDALEDDLKLLKTTYEIVDQSPLGTGAGYGVPIDIDREFTAKELGFSRVQWNPIYTQNSRGKFEYLILHTLSQISYDLNRFASDIIFFSLPEIGYLKLPKELCTGSSIMPHKINPDPLELVRAYHHAIVSKMLMAVTLPSNLIFGYHRDFQLLKKPVIEAFEVVKNIVRIMKIIFDHLEVDKERSESSITEEVLATHRVYELVKQGVPFRDAYRMVAEKYGREKD; the protein is encoded by the coding sequence ATGAGCGAAAAACTCTGGGAAAAGGGCTACAAAGTCAACGAAGAAGTAGAAAAATTCACCGTCGGAGACGATTACGTAACGGACATGAAGATCATAGAATACGACATAAAGGCCTCCATAGTACACTCCAGGATGCTACACAAAATAGGCCTTCTGAGTGCGGAAGAACAAAAGAAAATAGAAGAAGCGCTCAGTGAACTCCTCAATCTTGTAAAAGAAGGAAAGTTCCAGATAAAACCGGAGGAGGAAGACTGCCACACTGCCATCGAGAACTTCCTCGTGAAAAAGCTTGGAGAGATCGGAAAAAAGATACACACCGCTCGCTCAAGGAACGATCAGGTCTTAACCGCACTGAGACTCATGTACAAGGAAGAATTGAAAGAGATAGAAAACCTCATCAGAGAGCTCCAAAAGAGCCTGGAAAGATTCATAGAAAAGTTCGGTGACGTGAAATTTCCAGGATACACCCACACCAGAAAGGCGATGCCAACTGATTTTGCAACGTGGGCTGGGGCGCTGAAAGACGCCCTCGAAGACGATCTGAAACTTCTAAAAACAACTTACGAAATCGTAGATCAATCTCCTCTGGGGACGGGAGCTGGCTACGGTGTTCCCATCGACATAGACAGAGAGTTCACAGCGAAAGAACTCGGATTCTCGAGGGTCCAGTGGAATCCCATCTACACCCAGAACAGCAGGGGAAAGTTCGAATATCTTATTCTTCACACGCTCTCTCAGATATCCTACGACTTGAACAGGTTCGCCTCCGATATCATATTCTTTTCTCTTCCAGAGATAGGTTATCTCAAACTGCCAAAAGAGCTCTGCACGGGAAGTTCCATCATGCCGCACAAGATAAATCCGGATCCACTGGAACTCGTAAGGGCCTACCACCACGCGATAGTTTCGAAGATGCTGATGGCAGTCACTCTGCCGTCGAATCTCATCTTCGGCTACCACAGAGATTTCCAGCTTCTGAAGAAGCCGGTGATAGAGGCTTTCGAAGTTGTTAAGAATATCGTAAGAATAATGAAAATAATTTTTGACCATCTTGAAGTTGATAAAGAAAGATCTGAGTCTAGTATTACTGAGGAAGTACTGGCCACACACAGGGTCTATGAACTGGTGAAACAGGGGGTACCGTTCCGCGACGCTTACAGGATGGTAGCGGAAAAGTACGGGAGGGAAAAAGATTGA